In Ptiloglossa arizonensis isolate GNS036 chromosome 6, iyPtiAriz1_principal, whole genome shotgun sequence, a single window of DNA contains:
- the LOC143148031 gene encoding monocarboxylate transporter 9 produces the protein MADWAKFNGEEKLSQSRETIKTESIRGDEIVADSRGDLKNGEIATRKSDEEFLIERKRSSGHRTPQETTPRAIETRNVGDATLVELNFTKEAPRLRKKSDQIGILLEEQSKPLNDQSYENDAAIEKSEDEEESNCLDASYNIYDVPGSRIRQEARQELKELSLNSVRRSDTLYNEVVHSPQKHKSVFTERNSIFGSPTRILSSKNHSVSETSTEKLVNGKSPREDKQQHHVQFNKDSKKQCPRDERSLPSPSIAASATSSSEVNTSLGQLCEAAPPDGGWGWVVVAASFMVNLIADGITFSFGVIYVEFLNYFGEGKSKTAWIGSLFMAMPLLSGPVAGFLTDRYGCRRVSIAGSILATTGFVISSYANSMEVLVFTFGILAGFGLSLCFVAAVVIVAYYFDKKRSFATGLSVCGSGIGTFIFAPVTQYLLAEYGWRGTTLILAGLFLNLAVCGCLMRDLEWTTTRAKAKTEERRKNREKRRSRVQSSSVDSISANSSLNTLAIMENLRLQEEEDGEKLFSSLVSLPTFVKNGERVPLEVLELLSTRKNVYNVLLQNYPSLLISSRSFSDSGALHDQLSTPSARFVPTPSSLSELKDDENKDKVSSNDDQALQQQANAAWRLWWSKKMNLDTTLRRSNTLQHTRLLPTAYLKDIRMHRHSLTYRGAMLNIHRYRLRASSCPDIYRNSMTTIAKTKLVWYAGLWDLIVDMLDFSHFSDSRFLLFAISNFLLHTWYDVPYVYLTDNAIEMGFSETDASILISVIGITNMGGEILLGWAGDRAWVNASIVYAICMALCGAVTALIPMVVSSYYTLCAISGAFGLFIGANYSLTSIILVELITLERFTNAYGLLLLVQGVANLMGPPLAGWLYDITGTYDLSFYLAGLFIALSGVLLLAMPLISLYRRCVNGSKKEETDKDFSSVHSV, from the exons ATGGCCGACTGGGCCAAGTTCAACGGTGAGGAGAAGCTGAGCCAATCGAGGGAGACGATTAAAACAGAGAGCATCCGAGGGGACGAGATCGTCGCGGATTCGCGCGGTGATCTAAAGAACGGTGAGATCGCGACTAGGAAGAGCGACGAGGAGTTTCTGATCGAAAGGAAACGTTCGTCCGGTCACAGAACACCGCAGGAGACGACACcgcgcgcgatcgaaacgagaaacgtcggGGACGCGACACTGGTGGAATTAAATTTCACCAAGGAGGCTCCACGGTTGAGAAAGAAGTCCGATCAAATCGGTATACTCTTGGAGGAGCAATCGAAGCCGTTGAACGACCAGAGTTACGAGAATGACGCTGCGATCGAGAAatcggaggacgaggaggagagcAATTGCTTGGACGCGAGCTACAACATCTACGACGTGCCAGGTTCGAGAATACGACAAGAGGCCAGACAGGAACTGAAGGAGCTCTCGTTGAACTCGGTGAGACGTtcggacaccctgtacaacgaGGTCGTTCACAGTCCGCAGAAACATAAGAGCGTGTTCACGGAGAGGAACTCGATTTTCGGTTCGCCCACGAGGATTCTATCGTCGAAGAATCACTCAGTGTCCGAAACCAGCACCGAGAAACTCGTCAATGGTAAATCACCGAGAGAGGACAAGCAACAGCATCACGTACAGTTTAACAAAGATTCGAAGAAACAATGCCCCCGCGACGAGAGATCGCTACCGAGTCCCTCGATAGCCGCTTCGGCCACCAGTAGCTCCGAGGTTAATACTAGTTTGGGACAACTGTGCGAAGCCGCTCCACCGGACGGTGGTTGGGGATGGGTGGTAGTGGCAGCCTCTTTCATGGTCAACCTTATAGCGGACGGGATCACGTTCTCCTTCGGCGTGATCTACGTTGAATTTTTAAACTATTTCGGCGAGGGTAAATCGAAGACCGCTTGGATAGGCAGTCTCTTCATGGCGATGCCGTTGCTTTCGGGTCCAGTGGCCGGTTTTCTAACGGACAGGTACGGTTGTCGAAGGGTTTCCATAGCAGGTAGCATTCTAGCCACGACGGGCTTCGTGATCAGCTCTTACGCCAACTCGATGGAAGTTTTGGTTTTCACTTTCGGAATTCTAGCCGGTTTCGGTTTGTCCCTCTGCTTCGTGGCGGCCGTGGTCATCGTTGCTTACTACTTCGACAAGAAGAGGTCCTTCGCCACCGGTTTGTCCGTTTGCGGAAGCGGCATCGGGACGTTCATTTTCGCACCCGTCACCCAATATCTTCTAGCCGAGTACGGTTGGCGTGGAACCACGCTGATTCTTGCCGGATTGTTTTTGAATTTGGCCGTCTGCGGTTGTCTGATGAGGGATCTGGAATGGACCACCACCAGGGCAAAAGCAAAAACCGAGGAGAGACGAAAGAACCGCGAAAAGAGGAGGTCCAGGGTGCAAAGTTCCAGCGTGGACTCGATCTCCGCTAACAGTTCGCTGAACACCCTCGCGATCATGGAGAATCTTCGTCTTCAAGAGGAAGAGGACggtgaaaaattgttctcgagtCTCGTGAGTCTACCGACTTTCGTGAAAAACGGAGAACGGGTCCCGTTGGAGGTGTTGGAGTTGCTGAGCACACGTAAAAACGTTTACAACGTCTTGTTGCAAAATTATCCGAGTCTCCTCATATCGTCGAGAAGCTTCAGCGATTCCGGGGCGCTTCACGATCAGCTCAGCACACCGTCCGCGAGGTTCGTGCCGACGCCGAGTTCCTTGTCGGAGCTGAAAGACGACGAGAACAAAGACAAGGTCTCGTCGAATGACGATCAAGCTCTTCAGCAGCAGGCGAACGCCGCGTGGCGTTTGTGGTGGTCGAAAAAGATGAATCTGGACACCACTTTGAGACGGTCCAACACTCTACAGCACACGAGGCTCCTGCCCACCGCTTATCTGAAGGACATCAGAATGCATAGACACAGCCTTACCTACCGAGGTGCCATGTTAAATATACACCGATACCGGCTAAGGGCCTCCAGTTGTCCCGATATTTATAGAAACTCGATGACCACCATAGCGAAGACGAAGCTCGTTTGGTACGCTGGTCTCTGGGACCTCATTGTCGATATGCTCGACTTCTCGCACTTCTCCGACTCGCGTTTCTTGCTCTTCGCCATCAGTAATTTCCTCCTGCACACATGGTACGACGTGCCTTACGTCTATCTTACGGACAATGCTATCGAGATGGGGTTCAGCGAAACCGATGCTTCCATCCTGATATCGGTGATCGGGATCACGAATATGGGCGGTGAG ATTCTCCTCGGCTGGGCGGGTGATAGGGCATGGGTAAACGCATCTATTGTATACGCGATATGTATGGCGCTCTGCGGTGCGGTCACGGCTTTAATACCCATGGTGGTTAGCAGTTACTACACTTTGTGCGCAATATCTGGTGCTTTCGGACTATTCATCGGGGCGAACTACAGTCTCACCAGCATTATCCTCGTCGAATTGATCACATTGGAGAGGTTCACAAACGCTTACGGCCTGCTGCTTCTGGTTCAGGGTGTCGCTAATCTCATGGGCCCCCCACTGGCTG GATGGCTGTACGATATCACGGGGACGTACGATCTGTCGTTTTACTTGGCCGGTTTGTTTATTGCGTTAAGCGGAGTGCTGCTGCTGGCGATGCCTTTAATTAGTCTGTACCGAAGATGCGTAaacggatcgaagaaagaagaaaccgaTAAAGATTTTTCAAGCGTGCACAGCGTTTAA